A single Lolium perenne isolate Kyuss_39 chromosome 6, Kyuss_2.0, whole genome shotgun sequence DNA region contains:
- the LOC139831939 gene encoding tetraspanin-2-like has protein sequence MAVRKSSMFTACVALMAVCAVLVIASGVWFGVAQEGECAQRARWPVAILGGCILLATLAGFAGAYSDHGRARYLLRFYFIAIPVLIVILVVFLVFAAVVTGGSGAYPLIGRAYDEYRLDGFSMWLRGYVSGDPGRWEEIKSCLAGSDTCKKLARQASFVTADEFYKSSLTPLQSGCCKPPSECGLRYVGPTVWTNPTSAPDHDCGLWSNNPGQLCYECESCRAGLLATLCSQWRKVNIALVVATVSLIFLYVAGFIAYKKARK, from the coding sequence ATGGCGGTGAGAAAGAGCAGCATGTTCACGGCGTGCGTGGCGCTGATGGCGGTCTGCGCGGTCCTCGTCATCGCGTCGGGGGTCTGGTTCGGGGTTGCGCAGGAGGGGGAGTGCGCGCAGAGGGCACGTTGGCCCGTGGCAATCCTTGGCGGGTGCATCCTCCTAGCGACGCTGGCGGGCTTCGCCGGCGCCTACTCGGACCACGGCCGGGCGCGCTACCTCCTCAGGTTCTACTTCATCGCCATCCCGGTGCTCATCGTCATCCTCGTGGTGTTCCTCGTCTTCGCCGCCGTCGTCACCGGCGGGTCCGGGGCCTACCCGCTGATCGGCCGGGCCTACGACGAGTACCGCCTGGATGGCTTCTCCATGTGGCTCCGCGGGTACGTCTCCGGCGACCCCGGCCGGTGGGAGGAGATCAAGTCCTGCCTCGCCGGCTCCGACACCTGCAAGAAGCTCGCGCGCCAGGCCAGCTTCGTCACCGCCGACGAGTTCTACAAGTCCAGCCTCACGCCGCTCCAGTCCGGATGCTGCAAGCCGCCGTCGGAGTGCGGGTTACGCTACGTCGGCCCCACGGTGTGGACCAACCCGACGAGCGCCCCCGACCACGATTGCGGGCTCTGGAGCAACAACCCTGGGCAGCTCTGCTACGAGTGCGAGTCCTGCCGCGCGGGGCTCCTGGCGACCCTGTGTAGCCAGTGGCGCAAGGTCAACATCGCTCTCGTCGTCGCCACTGTCTCGCTGATCTTCCTCTACGTCGCCGGCTTCATTGCTTACAAGAAAGCCCGCAAGTGA